A DNA window from Pseudomonas tohonis contains the following coding sequences:
- the moaC gene encoding cyclic pyranopterin monophosphate synthase MoaC — MLTHLDSQGRASMVDVTEKAVTAREATAEARVRMRPETLAMIQSGGHPKGDVFAVARIAGIQAAKKTSDLIPLCHPLMLTSVKVELSAEGDDAVRIVARCKLAGQTGVEMEALTAASVAALTLYDMCKAVDRGMTIESVRLLEKLGGKSGHYQAGE, encoded by the coding sequence GTGTTGACCCATCTCGATTCCCAAGGCCGCGCCAGCATGGTCGACGTCACCGAAAAAGCGGTGACCGCCCGTGAGGCGACGGCCGAAGCGCGGGTGCGCATGCGCCCCGAAACCCTCGCCATGATCCAGTCCGGCGGCCACCCCAAGGGCGACGTGTTCGCCGTGGCGCGCATCGCCGGCATCCAGGCAGCGAAGAAGACCTCGGACCTGATCCCTCTGTGCCACCCGCTGATGCTCACCAGCGTCAAGGTCGAACTCAGCGCCGAGGGCGACGACGCGGTGCGCATCGTCGCCCGCTGCAAGCTGGCCGGGCAGACCGGAGTGGAAATGGAAGCGCTGACCGCCGCCAGCGTCGCCGCCCTGACCCTCTACGACATGTGCAAGGCGGTGGATCGCGGCATGACCATCGAAAGCGTCCGCCTGCTGGAAAAGCTCGGCGGCAAGAGCGGCCATTACCAGGCCGGGGAGTGA
- a CDS encoding helix-turn-helix transcriptional regulator — protein MTPRPDPAFDNFRAIADGIATLFFPHAEVVVHDLRTQKVAYIANNISKRSIGDDAALEDMLEDGGEERNIGPYEKLNWDGQKIRSVSTVLQDAKGKPLAVLCINLNISLFESAKAALDLFLAPGKLIPQPDALFRDDWQERINTFLHNWMRQRQLGLNLLSREHKRELVLALHAEGAFKGKSAANYVANVLNMGRATVYKHLRELKEEPETDM, from the coding sequence ATGACGCCTCGTCCCGATCCGGCATTCGACAACTTCCGGGCCATAGCCGACGGCATCGCCACCCTGTTCTTCCCCCATGCCGAGGTGGTGGTGCACGACCTGCGCACGCAGAAGGTCGCCTACATCGCCAACAACATCTCCAAGCGCAGCATCGGCGACGACGCGGCCCTGGAAGACATGCTTGAGGATGGCGGCGAGGAGCGGAACATCGGCCCCTACGAGAAGCTCAACTGGGACGGGCAGAAGATCCGCTCCGTCAGCACCGTGCTGCAGGACGCCAAGGGCAAGCCGCTGGCAGTGCTGTGCATCAACCTCAACATCTCGCTGTTCGAGAGCGCCAAGGCGGCCCTGGACCTGTTCCTCGCCCCGGGCAAGCTGATCCCCCAGCCCGACGCGCTGTTCCGCGACGACTGGCAGGAACGCATCAACACCTTCCTGCACAACTGGATGCGCCAGCGCCAGCTCGGCCTCAACCTGCTCAGCCGCGAGCACAAGCGCGAGCTGGTCCTGGCCCTGCACGCCGAGGGTGCCTTCAAGGGCAAGAGCGCGGCCAACTACGTCGCCAACGTCCTCAACATGGGCCGCGCCACCGTCTACAAGCACCTGCGCGAACTCAAGGAAGAACCCGAAACCGATATGTAG
- a CDS encoding type II toxin-antitoxin system VapC family toxin — protein sequence MFLLDTNVVSELRKARQGRADQGVVTWAGSVNAKTLYLSAISLMELETGVLGIERKDAAQGALLRTWLNQQVLPGFAGRVLAVDATVALACARLHVPDRKSERDALIAATALVHGLTVVTRNLADFEGTGVPLINPWSQG from the coding sequence ATGTTCCTGCTCGATACCAATGTCGTTTCCGAACTGCGCAAGGCCCGCCAGGGCCGCGCCGATCAAGGCGTGGTCACCTGGGCCGGTTCGGTGAACGCCAAGACGCTCTACCTTTCGGCCATCAGCCTGATGGAACTGGAAACCGGTGTGCTGGGCATCGAGCGCAAGGATGCCGCTCAGGGTGCGCTGCTGCGTACCTGGCTGAACCAGCAGGTGCTGCCCGGTTTCGCCGGCCGGGTACTCGCGGTGGACGCCACCGTCGCGCTGGCCTGTGCGCGCCTGCATGTGCCGGACCGGAAAAGCGAGCGGGATGCGCTGATCGCCGCCACCGCCCTGGTCCATGGACTGACGGTGGTGACGCGCAACCTTGCGGACTTCGAAGGCACGGGCGTGCCGTTGATCAATCCCTGGAGCCAGGGCTGA
- a CDS encoding PhoH family protein: MDDHGRARPTAPTLYALDTNVLIHDPNAILNFEEHHVAIPMTVLEELDKLKTGKQGVAAECRQAIRLIDKILGEASPEQVEHGVPIQREKSGPCGFLSILMSKSAAPITWLPEDLNDNKIINQLVELKTRRPGMAVVLVTKDINMRLKARACGIDSEDYHTDQLVDDVSLLSRGYHTMAGSFWERVSKVETRQDHGRTWHRVQLTDNLPAVHVNEFIVDEQGFVGWIKGIKADELLILDLHQEPLLHQEAWGLRPRDIYQALALFALLDPDIHLVNLSGAAGSGKTILALAAAIEQTMVSKRYRRIIATRSVQGLDQEIGFLPGTEAEKMEPWLGAITDNLEALHMDDESTHGSVDYILSKVPLQFKSLNYIRGRSFQQSLILIDECQNLTPHQMKTIITRAGTGSKVICLGNLAQIDTPYLSAPSSGLTYLTERFKDFPHGVHITLQGVPRSVLAEYAETHM, encoded by the coding sequence ATGGATGATCACGGACGCGCCCGCCCCACCGCTCCAACCCTCTACGCCCTCGATACCAACGTTCTGATCCACGATCCCAACGCCATCCTCAACTTCGAAGAACACCACGTGGCCATCCCCATGACCGTGCTGGAGGAACTCGACAAGCTGAAGACGGGCAAGCAAGGCGTAGCCGCCGAATGCCGCCAGGCCATCCGGCTGATCGACAAGATCCTGGGCGAGGCCTCGCCCGAGCAAGTGGAGCACGGCGTACCTATCCAGCGGGAAAAGAGCGGCCCCTGCGGCTTCCTCTCGATACTCATGAGCAAGAGCGCAGCCCCCATCACCTGGCTGCCCGAAGACCTGAACGACAACAAGATCATCAACCAACTGGTGGAATTGAAGACCCGCCGCCCGGGCATGGCCGTGGTGCTGGTGACCAAGGACATCAACATGCGCCTGAAGGCGCGCGCCTGCGGCATCGACTCGGAGGACTACCACACCGACCAACTGGTGGACGACGTCTCGCTGCTTTCCCGTGGCTACCACACCATGGCCGGCTCGTTCTGGGAGCGCGTGAGCAAGGTGGAGACCCGCCAGGACCACGGCCGCACCTGGCACCGCGTGCAACTCACCGACAACCTGCCGGCGGTCCACGTCAACGAGTTCATCGTCGACGAGCAGGGCTTCGTCGGCTGGATCAAGGGCATCAAGGCCGATGAGCTGCTGATCCTCGACCTGCACCAGGAACCCTTGCTGCACCAGGAAGCCTGGGGCCTGCGCCCGCGTGACATCTACCAGGCCCTGGCGCTGTTCGCCTTGCTCGACCCGGACATCCACCTGGTCAATCTCTCGGGTGCGGCGGGCTCCGGCAAGACCATCCTGGCGCTGGCGGCGGCCATCGAGCAGACCATGGTCAGCAAGCGCTACCGGCGCATCATCGCCACCCGCAGCGTGCAGGGGCTGGACCAGGAGATCGGCTTCCTGCCCGGCACCGAGGCCGAGAAGATGGAGCCCTGGCTGGGCGCCATCACCGATAACCTCGAAGCCCTGCACATGGACGACGAGAGCACCCATGGCAGCGTCGACTACATCCTCAGCAAGGTGCCGCTGCAGTTCAAATCCCTCAACTACATACGCGGGCGCAGCTTCCAGCAGAGCCTAATCCTGATCGACGAGTGCCAGAACCTGACGCCGCACCAGATGAAGACCATCATCACCCGTGCCGGCACCGGCTCGAAGGTGATCTGCCTGGGCAACCTGGCGCAGATCGATACCCCCTACCTGTCCGCTCCCAGCTCCGGCCTGACCTACCTCACCGAGCGCTTCAAGGACTTCCCCCATGGCGTGCACATCACCCTGCAGGGCGTGCCCCGCTCGGTGCTGGCGGAATACGCCGAAACCCACATGTGA
- a CDS encoding type II toxin-antitoxin system Phd/YefM family antitoxin translates to MPTTLSSREFNQDTSGAKKAALSGPVFITDRGRPSHVLMSIEDYQALAGHQASIVELLAMPADAEVEFDPPRAEINHKPADLD, encoded by the coding sequence ATGCCTACCACCCTCTCCAGCCGCGAGTTCAACCAGGACACCAGCGGCGCCAAGAAAGCAGCCCTGTCCGGCCCGGTATTCATAACGGATCGCGGCAGGCCCTCCCACGTACTGATGAGCATCGAGGACTACCAGGCCCTCGCCGGTCACCAGGCGAGCATCGTCGAGTTGCTGGCCATGCCTGCCGACGCCGAAGTGGAGTTCGACCCGCCCCGCGCCGAGATCAATCACAAGCCGGCGGACCTCGACTGA
- a CDS encoding NAD(P)/FAD-dependent oxidoreductase, translating into MNQVDFIIIGAGIAGASTGYWLSRQGKVAVLEREEHPGYHSTGRSAALYTVAYGTPQVRALTGASRAFFDNPPQGFSEHPILTPRGEMVVDFNNDPDELRRQFDSARESVPEVQLLDADQACALVPVLRREKVFGAMLDPSAADIDTDALHQGYLRGIRRNGGSMHTGHEVRAISREADLWRVTTGQGEFTAPVLVNAAGAWCDGLATLAGVRPLGLQPKRRAAFIFAAPEGVDSHAWPALVSLDESFYFKPDAGMLLGSPANADPVDAHDVQPEELDIALGIYQIEEHTHMSIRRPARTWAGLRSFFADGDLVAGYDDQAPGFFWVAGQGGYGIQTSAAMGEASASLILRQPLPEHLGRFGLNAAMLSPARLR; encoded by the coding sequence ATGAACCAGGTGGACTTCATCATCATCGGTGCGGGCATCGCCGGCGCCTCCACCGGCTACTGGCTGTCCCGCCAGGGCAAGGTCGCCGTGCTGGAACGCGAGGAGCACCCCGGCTACCACTCCACCGGCCGCTCCGCCGCGCTCTACACAGTCGCCTACGGGACGCCCCAGGTGCGCGCCCTGACCGGCGCCAGCCGGGCCTTCTTCGACAACCCGCCGCAAGGCTTCAGCGAACACCCCATCCTCACGCCCCGGGGCGAGATGGTGGTGGACTTCAACAACGACCCGGATGAATTGCGCCGCCAGTTCGACAGCGCCCGCGAAAGCGTTCCCGAGGTGCAACTGCTGGACGCCGACCAGGCCTGCGCCCTGGTGCCCGTGCTGCGCCGGGAAAAGGTCTTCGGCGCCATGCTCGACCCCAGCGCCGCCGACATCGACACCGACGCCCTGCACCAGGGCTACCTGCGTGGCATCCGCCGCAACGGCGGCAGCATGCACACCGGCCATGAGGTGCGGGCCATCAGCCGCGAGGCGGACCTGTGGCGCGTCACCACCGGCCAGGGCGAGTTCACCGCGCCCGTGCTGGTCAACGCCGCCGGCGCCTGGTGCGACGGCCTCGCCACCCTCGCCGGCGTGCGCCCGCTGGGCCTGCAACCGAAACGCCGCGCAGCCTTCATCTTCGCCGCGCCGGAAGGCGTCGACAGCCATGCCTGGCCGGCGCTGGTGAGCCTGGACGAATCCTTCTACTTCAAGCCCGACGCCGGCATGCTGCTGGGCTCGCCGGCCAACGCCGACCCGGTGGACGCCCACGACGTGCAGCCCGAAGAGCTGGACATCGCCCTGGGCATCTACCAGATCGAGGAGCACACCCACATGAGCATCCGCCGCCCCGCCCGGACCTGGGCCGGGCTGCGCTCGTTCTTCGCCGACGGCGACCTGGTGGCCGGCTACGACGACCAGGCGCCGGGCTTCTTCTGGGTCGCCGGCCAGGGCGGCTACGGCATCCAGACCTCGGCAGCCATGGGCGAGGCCAGTGCCAGCCTGATCCTGCGCCAGCCGCTGCCGGAACACCTGGGCCGCTTCGGCCTGAATGCGGCGATGCTCTCCCCGGCCCGCCTCAGGTGA
- the moaE gene encoding molybdopterin synthase catalytic subunit MoaE: MGIRVQAAAFDPGTELNALHAANVGVGAVVGFVGYVRDFNEGQDVSGMFLEHYPGMTEKALEKIATEARQRWPLLKVDILHRIGRLEPGEPIVFVGTASAHRQAAFDACNFIMDYLKTRAPFWKKEDTAEGPRWVEGRCSDQAAARRWEG; the protein is encoded by the coding sequence ATGGGCATTCGCGTACAGGCCGCGGCCTTCGACCCCGGCACCGAGCTGAACGCCCTGCATGCGGCCAACGTCGGCGTCGGCGCGGTGGTCGGCTTCGTCGGCTATGTGCGCGACTTCAACGAGGGCCAGGATGTTTCCGGGATGTTCCTCGAACACTACCCGGGCATGACCGAGAAGGCCCTGGAGAAGATCGCCACGGAGGCGCGGCAGCGCTGGCCGCTGCTCAAGGTCGACATCCTCCACCGCATCGGCCGCCTGGAACCGGGCGAGCCGATCGTCTTCGTCGGCACCGCCAGCGCCCACCGCCAGGCGGCGTTCGACGCCTGCAACTTCATCATGGACTACCTCAAGACCCGTGCCCCCTTCTGGAAGAAGGAAGACACCGCCGAAGGCCCGCGCTGGGTCGAAGGGCGCTGCAGCGACCAGGCGGCGGCGCGGCGCTGGGAAGGCTGA
- a CDS encoding ABC transporter substrate-binding protein produces MKKIVLLGGIALSLVASSLFAADKPLRLGIEAAYPPFAYKTPAGQIEGFDYDIGNALCEEMKVKCQWIEQEFDGLIPSLKVKKVDAILSSMTITDERRKSVDFTHKYYYSPARLAMKKGSAVSDDFAQLVGKTVGTQRSTTTDRFATEVLEPKGVKVVRYSTQNEIYLDLLSGRLDAVLADAFPLNEGFLKTDNGKDYEFVGPVLKDPHYFGEGAGIAVRKGDAELRDKLDAAITALRANGTYQKIQAKYFDFDIYGD; encoded by the coding sequence ATGAAGAAAATCGTACTGCTCGGCGGTATCGCCCTGAGCCTCGTGGCATCCAGCCTGTTCGCCGCCGACAAGCCCCTGCGCCTGGGGATCGAGGCCGCCTATCCGCCGTTCGCCTACAAGACCCCGGCAGGGCAGATCGAGGGGTTCGACTACGACATCGGCAATGCGCTGTGCGAGGAGATGAAGGTCAAGTGCCAGTGGATCGAACAGGAGTTCGATGGCCTGATCCCCTCGCTGAAGGTGAAGAAGGTGGATGCCATCCTGTCGTCCATGACCATCACCGACGAGCGTCGCAAGTCGGTGGATTTCACCCACAAGTACTATTACAGCCCCGCGCGCCTGGCGATGAAGAAGGGCAGTGCGGTGAGCGATGACTTCGCCCAGCTGGTGGGCAAGACCGTCGGCACCCAGCGTTCCACCACCACCGACCGTTTCGCCACCGAGGTGCTCGAGCCCAAGGGTGTGAAGGTGGTGCGCTACAGCACCCAGAACGAGATCTACCTGGACCTGCTCTCCGGGCGCCTGGATGCGGTGCTGGCGGACGCTTTCCCGCTCAACGAAGGCTTCCTCAAGACGGATAACGGCAAGGACTACGAGTTCGTCGGCCCGGTGCTGAAGGACCCGCACTACTTCGGCGAGGGCGCCGGCATCGCCGTGCGCAAGGGCGATGCCGAACTGCGCGACAAGCTCGACGCGGCCATCACCGCCCTGCGCGCCAATGGCACCTACCAGAAGATCCAGGCGAAATACTTCGACTTCGACATCTACGGGGATTGA
- a CDS encoding MoaD/ThiS family protein, which produces MIRVQYFARYREALGLDGEQLAWDPAFAKLDDLRRRLLGRGGVWEVLDEQNLMCARNQELCSLDEALADGDEVAFFPTVSGG; this is translated from the coding sequence ATGATTCGCGTGCAGTATTTCGCCCGTTACCGTGAAGCGCTCGGCCTCGATGGCGAGCAGCTCGCCTGGGACCCGGCGTTCGCGAAGCTGGATGACCTGCGCCGCCGCCTGCTGGGCCGTGGCGGCGTGTGGGAGGTGCTCGACGAGCAGAACCTGATGTGCGCCCGCAACCAGGAGCTGTGCAGCCTCGACGAGGCCCTGGCCGATGGCGACGAGGTCGCCTTCTTCCCCACCGTGAGCGGGGGCTGA